One genomic segment of Pandoraea thiooxydans includes these proteins:
- a CDS encoding MFS transporter — translation MSPRLHSTGLRSAQPAKISYAERNARYWRRNLAICVFGSFTTLVSLSMLLPFLPLYVQELGISSPSAVVQWSGVAFGATFFGTAVTAPLWGRLADRYGRKPMLVRAAIGMAVVMSLIGMAHSVVELVGLRLLAGLVGGYASASIVMVGTQAPRERAGWALGVLSTGALAGNLVGPLVGGFLPDWVGIRGTFFVGGAMIAVAAAATIALVREEFDHVSDAKHAAAAQTATPTKPDRTRMAALLVTAMMVLLANMSIEPIITVYIGQLGVPTGHLARMAGIVMACSALGSLLTAARLGALADRVGAWNVIIGCLLATGLVMVPQAFVTQWWQLAVLRCLMGMTIAGLLPAIAKLVRHSVAEHNSGKTLGYLQSSQFTGQVVGPLIGGQIGARVGLHDVFFVTASLLVLCAGLNHWARPRKTQHTPEALLNAGE, via the coding sequence ATGTCCCCCCGTCTCCATTCAACAGGGCTGCGCTCGGCGCAGCCCGCCAAAATCAGCTACGCCGAGCGCAACGCCCGGTACTGGCGGCGCAACCTTGCGATCTGCGTGTTCGGCTCCTTCACGACCCTGGTCAGCCTCAGCATGTTGCTGCCATTTCTGCCTCTTTACGTGCAGGAGTTGGGAATCTCTTCGCCGTCGGCCGTCGTGCAATGGTCCGGCGTGGCATTCGGCGCCACCTTCTTCGGCACGGCAGTCACTGCCCCGCTGTGGGGGCGCCTGGCCGACCGCTACGGGCGCAAGCCGATGCTGGTACGCGCGGCGATCGGCATGGCCGTGGTGATGTCGCTCATCGGCATGGCGCACAGCGTGGTCGAACTGGTCGGGCTTCGCCTGCTGGCCGGGCTGGTCGGTGGCTATGCCTCGGCGTCGATCGTGATGGTCGGCACCCAGGCACCGCGCGAGCGGGCCGGATGGGCTCTCGGCGTGCTTTCGACCGGCGCGCTCGCGGGCAACCTGGTCGGTCCGCTGGTTGGCGGCTTTCTGCCCGACTGGGTCGGTATTCGCGGGACCTTTTTCGTTGGCGGCGCAATGATCGCGGTGGCGGCGGCCGCGACCATCGCACTGGTGCGTGAAGAGTTCGATCACGTGTCCGACGCCAAGCACGCCGCCGCCGCGCAAACTGCCACGCCCACCAAGCCAGACCGTACCCGCATGGCGGCGCTGCTGGTCACCGCAATGATGGTGTTGCTGGCCAATATGTCGATCGAGCCGATCATCACCGTCTATATCGGGCAACTCGGCGTGCCCACCGGTCACCTCGCTCGCATGGCAGGGATCGTGATGGCCTGCTCGGCGCTGGGCAGCCTGCTGACCGCCGCCCGCCTCGGCGCTCTGGCGGACCGCGTCGGCGCCTGGAACGTCATCATCGGCTGCCTGCTGGCAACCGGGCTCGTCATGGTGCCGCAAGCATTCGTGACCCAATGGTGGCAACTGGCGGTGTTGCGCTGCCTGATGGGCATGACCATCGCGGGATTGCTGCCGGCGATCGCCAAGCTGGTGCGTCACTCGGTAGCCGAACACAACTCCGGGAAAACGCTCGGCTATCTGCAGTCGTCCCAGTTCACTGGTCAAGTCGTCGGTCCGCTCATCGGCGGGCAAATCGGCGCCCGGGTTGGCTTGCACGACGTGTTTTTCGTCACCGCGTCGCTGCTGGTGTTATGTGCCGGGCTCAATCATTGGGCCCGCCCGCGAAAGACGCAGCACACGCCTGAGGCGTTGCTCAATGCAGGAGAATGA
- a CDS encoding helix-turn-helix domain-containing protein yields the protein MTISSFTWYCGTTLPGEVMNAALEAYHFQPHFHDAWSVGAIVAGCCTFSCHGTEHIARQADMVIIPPRAVHTGGTSAAPLAYGMAYLQTEWFDAHAMLTHGAPVGFPTVVISDTALCERWAAALTRPDLSDEQRKRAISLALLELLAKYGARAPDMPSVPVTGGDACAELQASMHGRDLPKADVDGLARRWGMHRTTLSKRFAQRYGLPPDTWLRNWRAVKAKALIRDGMPLADVAAATGFADQAHLTRVFKRIHGAAPGALQKSSVRRAEQTDDETLRAHRHDR from the coding sequence ATGACGATATCGAGCTTTACCTGGTATTGCGGCACGACACTGCCGGGCGAAGTCATGAACGCCGCCCTCGAGGCCTATCATTTCCAACCCCATTTCCACGATGCGTGGTCGGTCGGCGCAATCGTCGCCGGATGCTGCACATTTTCCTGTCACGGCACGGAGCACATTGCCCGTCAGGCGGATATGGTAATCATTCCGCCGCGCGCGGTGCATACCGGCGGCACCTCGGCCGCGCCGCTTGCCTATGGCATGGCTTATCTCCAGACCGAGTGGTTCGACGCTCATGCCATGCTGACTCACGGTGCGCCTGTCGGCTTCCCCACGGTGGTCATCTCGGACACCGCGTTGTGCGAGCGGTGGGCCGCAGCGCTCACCCGCCCTGACCTGTCCGACGAGCAACGCAAGCGGGCCATTTCGCTGGCGCTGCTCGAGCTGCTTGCGAAATACGGCGCGCGGGCGCCAGACATGCCGTCGGTTCCGGTGACGGGCGGCGACGCTTGCGCCGAACTGCAGGCATCGATGCACGGGCGCGATCTGCCGAAGGCCGACGTGGACGGACTGGCACGCCGCTGGGGAATGCATCGCACGACTTTGAGCAAGCGATTTGCGCAGCGCTACGGGTTACCGCCCGACACCTGGCTGCGCAATTGGCGAGCCGTCAAAGCCAAAGCACTGATTCGCGACGGCATGCCGCTGGCGGACGTCGCCGCCGCTACCGGGTTTGCCGACCAGGCCCACCTCACCCGAGTGTTCAAGCGCATTCATGGCGCGGCCCCAGGGGCGTTACAGAAATCGTCGGTCCGCCGTGCCGAGCAGACCGACGACGAGACCCTCCGGGCGCACCGGCACGATCGCTGA
- a CDS encoding EAL domain-containing protein, translated as MIDIDPPGFQPPRPIAGEDGNRRTVLYGDYTVFSVFQPVFSVSHRRAIGYHASLRARDAQGDPVPSHEVFTQAARRGDLLELGRLAESLHLGNFQVFDSRDEWLFLSLHPAALLDTVYGDVLLTNLKTLGLSPQRVVLEVPEQAGGDTPRFGAIVESLRKAGFLIALGGFGAKHSNIDRVWHLHPDIVTLDRGILAQASEHSYLERVLPGLVSLLHESGQLVLMGGLSTEREALIALECNVDFVQGQYFAGPGIDPVEPLAAAVCMDQLSDALQLRVAERERTLAARLAPYVAALELASELAANGQSIAQAAGELLALPDTARCFLLDAAGRQVGDNVLPGGDVSPRAKRFRPLLHSEGASWARRPYFIEAMRAPGQTHITAPYLSINEAHLCVTASIAAPTAHGMQVLCVDINWQAS; from the coding sequence ATGATCGACATTGACCCCCCCGGCTTTCAGCCACCCCGCCCGATCGCCGGCGAAGACGGCAATCGACGTACCGTACTTTACGGCGACTACACCGTCTTCAGCGTGTTCCAGCCAGTATTCTCGGTATCGCACCGGCGCGCGATCGGCTATCACGCGTCGCTGCGGGCGCGCGATGCGCAGGGCGATCCGGTGCCGTCCCACGAAGTGTTTACGCAGGCCGCGCGACGCGGCGACCTGCTCGAACTCGGACGGCTCGCGGAGTCTCTGCATCTGGGCAATTTCCAGGTATTCGACAGTCGGGACGAATGGCTCTTCCTGAGCCTGCACCCGGCGGCGCTGCTCGACACGGTCTATGGCGACGTGCTGCTGACGAACCTGAAAACGCTCGGACTCTCGCCACAGCGCGTCGTGCTCGAAGTGCCGGAGCAGGCAGGCGGGGACACGCCTCGCTTTGGGGCGATCGTCGAGAGCTTGCGCAAGGCGGGCTTTCTGATCGCGCTCGGCGGATTTGGCGCCAAGCATTCGAATATCGATCGCGTGTGGCACCTGCATCCGGATATCGTGACACTCGACCGCGGCATTCTCGCCCAGGCAAGCGAGCACTCTTATCTGGAGCGCGTGTTGCCGGGGCTGGTGTCGCTCTTGCACGAATCAGGGCAATTGGTGTTGATGGGCGGGCTGAGCACCGAGCGCGAAGCGCTCATCGCGCTCGAATGCAACGTCGATTTCGTGCAGGGCCAGTATTTCGCCGGCCCCGGCATCGATCCGGTGGAGCCGCTGGCAGCCGCGGTATGCATGGACCAGCTGTCCGACGCATTGCAACTGCGCGTGGCCGAGCGCGAGCGCACGCTCGCGGCACGCCTTGCACCCTACGTCGCGGCTCTCGAATTGGCCAGCGAACTTGCCGCCAACGGGCAAAGCATCGCGCAAGCCGCCGGTGAACTGCTGGCGCTGCCCGATACGGCGCGTTGCTTCCTGCTCGACGCCGCGGGTCGCCAGGTCGGCGATAACGTGCTGCCGGGTGGCGACGTATCGCCACGGGCCAAACGGTTCCGGCCCCTGCTGCACTCCGAGGGCGCGAGTTGGGCGCGCCGCCCCTATTTCATCGAAGCCATGCGCGCGCCCGGGCAAACGCACATCACCGCGCCTTATCTATCGATCAATGAGGCGCATCTGTGCGTGACCGCCTCGATCGCGGCGCCGACCGCGCACGGCATGCAGGTGCTGTGCGTCGACATCAACTGGCAGGCGTCCTAA
- a CDS encoding acetoacetate decarboxylase family protein, whose amino-acid sequence MLQGYSIPRTPAGRSSLAPRPPWHYAGEALSIEFEADPQALAAHLPDGLTAARGAREGRCAIFFCEWQFATDAGLEYLDPVASQYRETILLMACERDGASASFCPFIWVDQDLALMRGLIQGWPKQFGRTAITRSYGVRSPASPSAGAGGRFAASLAFRDRRVADAQVTLHSKSDRLPDPGFASTFNVRHFARLSAGRHDDPAVHELVQLRARNVAVENLMVGDASLVLFDHPGLELAAFGPLSVGRGFRMTMSLSVDDLQLIDDYTEPTP is encoded by the coding sequence ATGCTGCAAGGCTATTCCATTCCCCGCACGCCCGCCGGGCGCTCGTCGCTCGCGCCGCGCCCGCCGTGGCACTATGCGGGCGAGGCTTTGTCCATTGAATTCGAGGCCGATCCGCAAGCGCTTGCCGCGCATCTTCCCGACGGGCTGACGGCGGCCCGCGGCGCGCGCGAGGGGCGTTGCGCGATATTTTTTTGCGAATGGCAATTTGCCACGGATGCCGGTCTCGAATATCTGGATCCGGTCGCCAGCCAATATCGGGAGACCATTCTTCTAATGGCCTGCGAGCGCGATGGCGCGAGCGCATCGTTCTGCCCATTCATCTGGGTGGATCAGGATCTGGCGCTGATGCGCGGTCTGATCCAGGGCTGGCCCAAGCAATTTGGACGCACCGCCATCACCCGCAGCTACGGCGTGCGTTCGCCCGCCTCGCCGTCGGCCGGCGCCGGCGGACGCTTTGCCGCTTCGCTGGCGTTTCGCGACCGGCGTGTCGCCGACGCCCAAGTCACCCTGCACAGCAAGAGCGATCGGTTACCGGATCCCGGCTTCGCCTCGACCTTCAATGTTCGCCATTTCGCGCGTCTGAGCGCGGGCCGACACGACGATCCAGCCGTCCACGAGCTCGTCCAACTGCGGGCCCGCAATGTCGCGGTCGAAAACCTCATGGTCGGCGATGCGTCGCTCGTCCTGTTCGATCATCCGGGCCTCGAGCTCGCGGCATTCGGGCCGCTGTCGGTGGGGCGAGGGTTTCGCATGACCATGTCGCTCAGCGTGGACGACTTGCAGTTGATCGACGATTACACGGAGCCGACACCGTGA
- a CDS encoding MFS transporter: MLPRSTCRPISPGWTLVAASLGFVLVVLDVTVVNVAMARIQLSLQTSVTGLQWVLNAYTLVFASLLLTAGALGDRLGAKRVFVAGFVLFTAASLACGLSGSIAVLIGARAVQGIGAALCVPASLALLNAAYPEPGARARAISIWAGVGGLAVAAGPVVGGLMVYRLGWPSIFFVNVPLGLVGIGLTLFHAPSGPRTPGRGLDLTGQLLAVLALSGITIACVESGALGWTHPLVMAGFGGFVVAGALFLMVQARSAEPMLPLSLFRSSVVSVACWTGLTVNFAFYGLMFVFSLFFQTVKGYSPLMTGLAFLPMTALITVANLVAGRLSARFGPTVPMMAGQAIAACGYFALLGITPATRYGVIVTPLLAAGVGAALTVPAMTAAVLDNAPRQQAGIAAGALNAARQTGGVIGVGVFGSLLASRAGQPLGSVHLALLIAGLALVVGCISCWLWGGVRRADHDRRELCPTTKSMANASSKAATPRTNSRR, encoded by the coding sequence ATGTTGCCTCGCTCAACCTGCCGTCCCATTTCGCCGGGGTGGACGCTGGTCGCCGCCAGCCTCGGCTTCGTACTCGTCGTGCTCGACGTCACCGTCGTCAATGTCGCGATGGCGCGCATCCAGCTCTCATTGCAAACCAGCGTCACCGGCCTGCAGTGGGTGCTCAACGCCTACACGCTGGTATTCGCGAGCCTGTTGCTGACGGCTGGCGCGCTGGGTGACCGGCTCGGCGCAAAGCGCGTTTTCGTCGCTGGTTTCGTGCTGTTTACGGCGGCTTCGCTGGCGTGCGGCCTGTCGGGCAGCATTGCGGTGCTGATCGGCGCCCGGGCGGTCCAGGGCATTGGCGCGGCGCTGTGCGTGCCGGCCTCGCTGGCCTTGCTCAATGCCGCTTATCCTGAACCGGGCGCGCGTGCCAGGGCGATCAGCATTTGGGCTGGCGTGGGCGGCCTGGCCGTGGCGGCCGGACCGGTCGTGGGGGGCTTGATGGTCTACCGGCTCGGCTGGCCGAGTATCTTCTTCGTCAATGTACCCCTCGGTCTGGTGGGAATCGGCTTGACGCTGTTTCATGCGCCATCGGGTCCCAGGACACCCGGGCGCGGATTGGACCTGACGGGGCAACTGCTGGCCGTGCTTGCGCTGTCGGGCATCACGATTGCCTGCGTCGAGAGCGGTGCTCTAGGCTGGACGCACCCGTTGGTGATGGCTGGCTTCGGCGGTTTCGTCGTGGCAGGGGCGCTGTTTCTGATGGTGCAGGCGCGCAGCGCCGAGCCAATGCTGCCGTTGTCGCTGTTCCGCTCGTCGGTGGTGAGCGTGGCCTGCTGGACCGGGCTCACTGTCAACTTTGCGTTCTATGGACTGATGTTCGTGTTCAGCCTGTTTTTTCAGACAGTGAAAGGCTATTCGCCGCTGATGACCGGTCTGGCGTTCCTGCCGATGACGGCGCTGATAACCGTCGCCAACCTCGTCGCCGGCCGGCTGAGCGCACGCTTCGGCCCCACGGTGCCGATGATGGCGGGCCAGGCGATTGCCGCGTGCGGCTATTTCGCGCTGCTGGGCATCACGCCGGCGACCCGCTACGGTGTCATCGTAACGCCGCTGCTGGCGGCCGGCGTCGGCGCCGCGCTGACCGTGCCGGCGATGACCGCGGCCGTGCTCGATAATGCCCCTCGCCAGCAGGCTGGCATTGCCGCGGGGGCCCTGAACGCCGCGCGTCAGACAGGCGGCGTGATTGGCGTTGGTGTTTTCGGGTCGCTGCTCGCGAGCCGCGCGGGCCAGCCGCTGGGCAGTGTGCATTTGGCGCTGCTGATCGCCGGTCTGGCGTTGGTCGTCGGATGCATCTCGTGTTGGCTTTGGGGTGGCGTGCGGCGTGCGGATCACGACCGCCGTGAACTGTGTCCCACCACCAAATCGATGGCCAACGCCAGCAGCAAGGCCGCGACCCCCAGGACGAACAGCAGGCGGTAG
- a CDS encoding D-alanyl-D-alanine carboxypeptidase family protein yields MIGVPTFPGTDWIVMDVTSGRVLSEHGAHTERYPASLTKLMTLELAFEALHAGRLKLDTRIPVSRAAAGVQRMRLDLRPGQTITVRQAILGMTTLSANDAATALGEYLGHGSIERFARAMTARAHALGMLHTSFRNPSGLPDPEQVVDAYDMAVLARHILVTYPQYRYMFAVPSFVFEGRVIHNLNGMLGHYPGVIGMKTGYTDAARFNVVTAAVRDGRLLVGVELHAQSWSMAYGTMGKLLDAGFASDAKPNEMLAANHHVPPAVADTAVDATDPAVPVQSLARRRVRVTLPAPHPSPRHLLAARADHANKGGSANWTAQVGAYDGYALARRQAALLRDVRHGEARVVGLFRHHRRIWVVRLTRLTESRARATCARRDLRGKSCFVIAPRNEVLAVR; encoded by the coding sequence ATGATCGGCGTGCCGACGTTTCCGGGCACCGACTGGATCGTCATGGATGTCACCAGCGGGCGCGTTTTGTCCGAGCACGGCGCCCACACGGAGCGATACCCGGCCAGCCTGACCAAGCTGATGACGCTCGAACTCGCATTCGAGGCGTTGCACGCCGGGCGGCTGAAGCTCGATACGCGAATTCCCGTGAGCCGGGCCGCCGCCGGGGTTCAGCGTATGCGCCTCGACCTGCGGCCCGGCCAGACCATCACGGTGCGTCAGGCGATATTGGGCATGACGACACTGTCGGCCAACGACGCGGCGACCGCGCTTGGCGAGTATCTCGGCCACGGCAGCATCGAGCGGTTCGCCCGCGCCATGACGGCCCGCGCCCATGCACTGGGCATGCTTCACACGAGCTTTCGCAATCCATCCGGATTACCCGATCCCGAGCAAGTGGTCGACGCTTACGATATGGCGGTCCTGGCTCGTCATATTCTCGTGACCTATCCGCAGTACCGCTATATGTTCGCGGTGCCCAGCTTCGTGTTCGAGGGGCGCGTGATCCACAATCTGAACGGCATGCTCGGACACTACCCGGGCGTGATCGGCATGAAAACCGGTTATACGGATGCCGCCCGTTTCAATGTCGTGACTGCGGCGGTGCGCGATGGCCGGTTGCTGGTCGGGGTCGAGCTTCATGCGCAGTCGTGGAGCATGGCGTATGGCACGATGGGCAAACTGCTTGACGCCGGGTTCGCGTCGGATGCCAAACCCAACGAGATGCTGGCGGCAAATCACCATGTGCCGCCGGCCGTGGCCGATACCGCTGTCGATGCGACCGACCCCGCCGTCCCGGTGCAGTCGCTTGCGCGCCGACGGGTGCGGGTCACGCTGCCGGCGCCGCATCCGTCGCCGCGCCATCTGCTGGCTGCCCGCGCGGATCACGCGAACAAAGGTGGCTCGGCCAACTGGACCGCGCAGGTTGGCGCTTACGACGGTTATGCCCTTGCGCGCCGACAGGCGGCCCTGTTGCGAGACGTGCGGCATGGTGAGGCACGCGTCGTCGGACTGTTCCGACACCATCGCCGCATCTGGGTGGTGCGACTCACTAGATTGACCGAGTCGCGAGCCCGCGCGACCTGCGCGCGGCGAGACCTGCGCGGCAAGTCCTGCTTCGTCATTGCTCCGCGCAATGAAGTGTTGGCGGTGCGCTGA
- a CDS encoding YbfB/YjiJ family MFS transporter — MNGNTAQAGLSGAQAPIVSAWRATMAGFCASLVGIGIARFAYTPLLPAIIGAHWFAPSAAAYLGAANLAGYLGGALSARPAARAMAVPTIIRAMMALATAAFFACALPVSFLWFFLWRFASGLAGGALMVLAAPAVLPHIAPARRGLAGGVIFMGVGVGIAASGTLVPLLLRHGLTQTWLGLGMLSLLLTLAAWGSWPRGDAAPALAAAQPRRAHQVTTLRALYAEYALNAAGLVPHMIFLVDFVARGLGLGLQVGAEYWVLFGLGAVVGPLLSGLLADRVGFGRALRLAYLIQAIAVSLPAFGLGSIWLMLSSVVVGAFTPGIVPLVLGRVHELLAHHPAEQKTAWSAATTSFAVMQAIAAYGMSYLFSSQGGDYRLLFVLGVAALLLALAIDLVVGHSSRRS; from the coding sequence ATGAACGGTAACACGGCCCAAGCGGGCCTCTCTGGCGCGCAAGCGCCCATCGTCAGCGCATGGCGGGCCACCATGGCCGGCTTCTGCGCCAGCCTCGTGGGCATCGGTATCGCCCGTTTCGCGTACACGCCGCTGCTGCCGGCGATCATCGGTGCGCACTGGTTCGCCCCATCGGCGGCGGCGTACCTCGGGGCCGCCAATCTCGCCGGTTATCTTGGCGGGGCGCTGAGCGCCCGCCCGGCGGCGCGCGCGATGGCAGTGCCGACGATCATTCGCGCGATGATGGCGCTGGCCACCGCCGCATTCTTCGCTTGCGCATTGCCGGTATCGTTTCTGTGGTTCTTCCTTTGGCGCTTTGCCTCCGGCCTGGCAGGCGGCGCGCTGATGGTGCTGGCGGCCCCGGCGGTGCTGCCGCACATCGCGCCAGCGCGCCGCGGGCTGGCCGGCGGCGTGATATTCATGGGCGTGGGTGTCGGTATCGCCGCGTCGGGCACGCTGGTGCCGCTGCTGCTGCGCCACGGACTGACACAGACGTGGCTTGGCCTGGGTATGCTCTCGCTGCTGCTGACCTTGGCCGCCTGGGGAAGCTGGCCGCGCGGGGATGCCGCGCCGGCTCTCGCAGCGGCGCAGCCGCGCCGCGCGCATCAAGTCACGACGCTGCGCGCGCTCTACGCCGAGTATGCGCTGAACGCCGCGGGGCTGGTGCCGCACATGATCTTTCTGGTCGATTTTGTCGCGCGCGGCCTCGGACTGGGCCTGCAGGTCGGGGCCGAATACTGGGTGCTATTCGGCCTGGGCGCCGTGGTCGGACCGCTGCTCAGCGGCCTGTTGGCCGACCGTGTGGGTTTCGGGCGTGCCTTGCGGCTGGCCTATCTGATCCAGGCGATTGCGGTGTCGCTGCCGGCGTTCGGACTGGGATCGATCTGGCTGATGCTCTCGAGCGTGGTGGTCGGCGCTTTCACGCCAGGTATCGTTCCGCTGGTGTTGGGGCGCGTGCATGAATTGCTCGCGCACCATCCGGCCGAACAGAAAACCGCCTGGAGCGCCGCGACCACCAGCTTTGCCGTCATGCAGGCGATCGCGGCCTATGGCATGTCGTACTTGTTCTCCAGTCAAGGGGGCGACTACCGCCTGCTGTTCGTCCTGGGGGTCGCGGCCTTGCTGCTGGCGTTGGCCATCGATTTGGTGGTGGGACACAGTTCACGGCGGTCGTGA
- a CDS encoding LysR family transcriptional regulator — protein MDHSTLEIFCVVAEELSITRAAQRLGRVQSNVTTRIQQLEEELGAALFLRDNKRLRLSPQGEKFLGYAQSLLALAEEARQVLHPGVPEGLLSIGSMESTAASRLPAVLARYHRQWPEVQIRLCTNPSRQLLEALQARAIDCALVALPLPAKDEAPLDLAQLGLAGQPVFGEELMLVLPADHRPVKTAKDLTVRSLAAFRGGCTYRAFAEDWLREASGQAETPFDIQEVGSYHAMLACVASGTCVSVIPRSVIELTREPAAVRLVALGRIDTWLVWRDGYETPAFGALREALAQAREPRQRG, from the coding sequence GTGGACCACTCGACCCTGGAAATTTTTTGTGTGGTTGCCGAAGAGCTCAGCATTACGCGTGCCGCGCAGCGGCTGGGCCGCGTGCAGTCCAACGTGACGACGCGCATCCAGCAACTCGAGGAAGAGCTCGGCGCGGCGCTTTTCCTGCGCGACAACAAGCGCTTGCGCCTGTCGCCGCAGGGCGAGAAATTCCTGGGATACGCGCAGAGCCTGCTGGCGCTCGCCGAAGAGGCGCGCCAGGTGCTGCACCCCGGCGTACCGGAAGGCCTGCTGAGCATCGGCTCGATGGAGAGCACGGCGGCCAGCCGCTTGCCGGCGGTGCTGGCGCGCTATCACCGCCAATGGCCCGAGGTGCAAATCCGCCTTTGCACCAATCCGTCGCGGCAGTTGCTGGAGGCTTTGCAGGCCCGGGCCATCGATTGTGCGCTGGTCGCCCTGCCGTTGCCGGCCAAGGACGAAGCGCCGCTCGATCTCGCGCAATTGGGTCTGGCCGGGCAACCGGTGTTTGGGGAGGAGTTGATGCTGGTGTTGCCGGCCGATCATCGACCGGTCAAGACTGCCAAGGACCTGACGGTGCGATCGCTGGCGGCGTTTCGCGGTGGGTGCACCTACCGCGCGTTTGCCGAAGACTGGCTGCGTGAGGCGTCCGGGCAAGCCGAAACGCCGTTCGACATCCAGGAGGTCGGCTCGTATCACGCGATGCTCGCCTGTGTTGCATCGGGGACGTGCGTGAGTGTGATCCCGCGCAGTGTGATCGAACTCACGCGCGAACCGGCGGCCGTGCGGCTAGTCGCATTGGGTCGCATCGACACTTGGCTGGTGTGGCGCGACGGCTATGAGACGCCGGCATTCGGGGCACTGCGAGAGGCGCTGGCGCAGGCGCGCGAGCCGCGCCAGCGGGGTTAG
- a CDS encoding NAD(P)H-dependent flavin oxidoreductase has translation MNRTDEVLHLLKIQYPIIQAPMAGVSTPRLAAAVSEAGALGSIGIGASSVDKACEMIAATRALTGRPFNVNVFCHRPATANSARETAWLAHLRPWFESFGATPPAALGEIYKGFLADRCALEMLLQERPAVVSFHFGVPPSDWVRELREAGVVTLGCATTPEEAAQIEAAGVDAIIAQGAEAGGHRGVFDPAQGDAQFGTLALVRLIARQTQRPVIAAGGIMDGRGIAAAMQLGAAAAQLGTAFILCPESAADVSYRTALSSQRARHTAITAAISGRPARGLVNRFVTDLSGPTSPPVPDYPIAYDAAKRLHAAASAQGSSDFAAHWAGQGAPLARALPAAELVATLAQELNDVRTM, from the coding sequence ATGAACCGTACCGACGAAGTATTGCACTTGCTGAAGATCCAGTATCCGATCATCCAGGCGCCAATGGCCGGCGTCTCCACACCTCGGCTCGCCGCGGCCGTCTCCGAGGCCGGCGCGCTCGGCTCGATCGGCATTGGCGCGAGTTCTGTCGACAAAGCGTGCGAGATGATCGCCGCCACCCGCGCGCTCACCGGCCGGCCGTTTAATGTCAACGTTTTTTGTCATCGCCCCGCAACGGCAAATTCAGCCCGGGAAACGGCCTGGCTGGCGCATTTGCGTCCCTGGTTCGAATCCTTCGGCGCAACCCCGCCCGCCGCGCTGGGCGAAATCTACAAGGGCTTTCTTGCCGATCGCTGCGCGCTCGAGATGCTGCTGCAGGAACGGCCAGCCGTCGTAAGCTTTCATTTCGGCGTGCCGCCGTCGGATTGGGTGCGCGAGTTGCGCGAGGCCGGCGTCGTCACGCTGGGGTGCGCCACTACGCCTGAGGAAGCCGCGCAGATCGAGGCAGCGGGTGTGGACGCAATCATCGCGCAAGGCGCCGAGGCGGGCGGCCACCGTGGCGTTTTCGATCCGGCCCAGGGCGATGCCCAATTCGGCACGCTGGCGCTGGTGCGCCTGATTGCCCGCCAAACCCAGCGGCCGGTAATCGCCGCCGGCGGCATCATGGACGGGCGAGGTATCGCGGCAGCCATGCAATTGGGCGCCGCGGCCGCGCAACTTGGTACGGCGTTCATCCTGTGTCCCGAATCGGCCGCCGACGTGAGTTACCGCACGGCGTTGAGCAGCCAACGGGCGCGGCACACGGCCATCACGGCGGCGATTTCCGGGCGCCCGGCACGCGGGCTGGTCAATCGCTTCGTCACCGACCTGAGCGGGCCAACGTCGCCGCCGGTGCCGGATTATCCGATCGCCTACGACGCGGCGAAAAGGCTGCATGCGGCAGCCAGCGCGCAGGGCAGCAGCGACTTCGCGGCGCACTGGGCCGGGCAAGGCGCGCCGCTGGCGCGCGCGCTGCCGGCGGCTGAATTGGTCGCCACCCTGGCGCAGGAACTCAACGACGTGCGGACGATGTAA
- a CDS encoding riboflavin synthase: MFTGIVAAVGRIDAVTPIDGDADSGVRVRIAAPELDLSDVAIGDSIAIQGACMTVVAKVGNSFDVDISRESLNKTIGLDAPGEVNLEKAMRPHDRLGGHMVSGHVDGLGTVTHFAPVGESHELRILAPAELGKYLAYKGSITVNGVSLTVNRVTDQADGCEFSINLIPHTVAVTTLRHLQAGSRVNLEIDLIARYVERMLSAPPTLHCAEQ, encoded by the coding sequence ATGTTTACCGGAATCGTCGCGGCCGTGGGCCGCATTGATGCAGTCACGCCGATCGACGGCGATGCCGACAGCGGAGTCCGGGTGCGCATTGCCGCTCCTGAACTGGATTTGTCCGACGTCGCAATCGGCGACAGCATTGCCATCCAGGGTGCCTGCATGACCGTGGTTGCCAAGGTCGGCAACAGTTTCGACGTCGACATTTCACGCGAGAGCCTGAACAAGACCATCGGTCTGGACGCGCCCGGCGAGGTCAACCTCGAAAAAGCCATGCGCCCTCACGACCGCCTGGGCGGTCACATGGTGTCAGGCCACGTCGACGGCCTGGGCACCGTCACGCATTTCGCTCCGGTCGGTGAGTCGCACGAACTGCGCATCCTGGCGCCGGCCGAACTGGGTAAATACCTCGCCTATAAAGGGTCGATCACCGTCAATGGCGTCAGCCTGACGGTCAACCGCGTGACCGACCAGGCCGACGGCTGCGAGTTTTCCATCAACCTGATCCCGCATACCGTGGCCGTCACGACGCTGCGCCATTTGCAGGCCGGCAGCCGGGTGAATCTCGAGATCGATTTGATTGCGCGGTATGTGGAGCGGATGCTCAGCGCACCGCCAACACTTCATTGCGCGGAGCAATGA